A genome region from Candidatus Bathyarchaeia archaeon includes the following:
- a CDS encoding helix-turn-helix domain-containing protein, which translates to MTIITKSPKISYGSIYEYLDLSDYEARIYEFLVREGPSTARRISTLCKVPRTKVYETLKRLIEQGMITDVPTNPKKFMALPPKEVLHYLLESQRTIMKSLRMLISNLQRDYEKSMALVKAFRVELWVLAEDEESKILSNILFQAKRRVDILMPWGFLISFYNVFNGIIDDLAKRKVKVQFYFTSNSKIDWRLCNSMGLHYKIINIDIPYEIIILKVDNERFLMRVATNNGEYFSDAMWILSQSRIICDLLDRMLFKNTNVSSVLLREGSSQVKV; encoded by the coding sequence GTGACGATAATAACGAAATCACCTAAAATATCGTATGGAAGCATTTATGAATATTTAGATCTATCAGACTATGAAGCAAGAATCTATGAGTTTTTAGTGAGGGAGGGTCCGTCTACAGCTAGGAGGATAAGCACACTATGTAAAGTTCCTAGAACAAAAGTTTATGAGACCCTTAAGAGGCTTATTGAGCAGGGGATGATTACCGATGTTCCAACGAATCCAAAAAAATTTATGGCTCTGCCACCAAAAGAGGTTCTTCACTATCTCTTAGAATCTCAGAGAACAATTATGAAAAGTCTTAGAATGCTGATTTCAAATCTTCAGAGAGATTATGAGAAATCTATGGCTTTAGTCAAAGCTTTTAGGGTGGAATTATGGGTCCTCGCTGAGGATGAGGAATCAAAAATTCTCTCTAATATACTGTTTCAGGCAAAAAGGAGAGTTGACATTCTAATGCCCTGGGGATTTCTCATATCATTCTATAATGTCTTTAATGGGATAATAGATGATCTAGCTAAGAGAAAGGTTAAGGTTCAATTCTATTTCACTTCCAATTCTAAAATTGACTGGAGACTATGTAATAGCATGGGCTTACATTATAAAATCATAAATATTGATATTCCATATGAAATCATCATCTTAAAAGTTGATAATGAGCGCTTCTTGATGCGCGTAGCAACAAATAATGGAGAATACTTTTCGGATGCTATGTGGATTTTATCCCAAAGCCGGATAATATGTGATCTCTTAGACAGAATGCTCTTTAAAAACACTAATGTGAGTTCGGTTCTTCTTAGGGAGGGTTCTTCCCAAGTAAAAGTTTGA
- a CDS encoding DUF2095 family protein yields the protein MEIDKEQFKKMFPNLAREIEGGENKITISSIRLDPLEGEKTVSKRFDGYNPDVIDFLRRCDNEQQAEEIIAYLERRGEISQQYASSLRKQLKEKGVRSFGPKKEEAYYLKMAGYK from the coding sequence GTGGAAATAGATAAAGAGCAGTTTAAGAAAATGTTTCCTAATCTTGCAAGAGAAATAGAAGGTGGAGAGAATAAAATAACAATCTCATCTATAAGGTTGGATCCTCTGGAGGGAGAAAAAACGGTTTCTAAAAGATTTGACGGTTATAATCCTGACGTAATTGACTTCTTAAGGAGATGCGATAATGAACAGCAAGCTGAAGAGATAATAGCGTACTTGGAGAGGAGGGGAGAAATAAGTCAGCAGTATGCCTCAAGTCTTAGGAAACAATTAAAGGAAAAAGGTGTCAGAAGCTTCGGACCGAAAAAAGAAGAAGCGTATTACCTTAAAATGGCTGGTTATAAATAG
- a CDS encoding nucleotidyltransferase domain-containing protein — MHKKSSVYLRRKVAREAALLLYTLQEKEFKQAKERAAKNLGLRVLPTNLEIAEELDLIADEYEGDERKNRLVRMRREALEIMEILKEFNPRVIGSVWRGTVNKNSDIDIVVFSQNKDLVVESLSKRNLKISAIEVSPAAKDGGGKTTHIFVELPSGDQAEIIVRNQEDIFKEEYCEIYGDLKRGLNIDELRNILRENPLKRFIPAKKILKSQ, encoded by the coding sequence ATGCATAAAAAATCATCTGTTTATCTAAGGAGGAAGGTTGCTCGGGAAGCTGCGCTCCTACTTTATACGCTACAGGAGAAGGAATTTAAGCAAGCTAAAGAGAGAGCGGCAAAAAACCTTGGCTTAAGGGTTCTCCCTACAAACCTAGAAATCGCTGAGGAGCTGGATTTAATTGCCGATGAATATGAGGGTGATGAAAGGAAAAACCGTTTAGTACGTATGCGTAGGGAGGCTCTTGAAATAATGGAGATTCTTAAAGAGTTTAATCCAAGAGTCATAGGCAGCGTTTGGAGGGGAACTGTGAATAAAAATAGTGATATAGATATCGTTGTTTTCTCACAAAATAAGGATTTAGTCGTAGAATCTCTTAGTAAGAGGAATCTAAAGATAAGTGCTATAGAAGTGTCTCCGGCGGCGAAAGATGGGGGTGGTAAAACAACTCATATTTTTGTAGAATTGCCCTCTGGGGATCAAGCAGAGATAATTGTTAGAAATCAAGAGGACATTTTTAAGGAGGAGTATTGTGAAATATATGGTGATTTAAAGAGGGGCTTAAATATCGATGAATTGAGGAATATTCTTAGGGAGAATCCCTTAAAAAGGTTTATTCCAGCCAAGAAGATTTTGAAAAGCCAGTAA
- a CDS encoding 30S ribosomal protein S3ae has product MSKSARVKDKWRSKKWYTVVAPPYFGSVEIGSIPADDPQKILGRVVESTLYDITEDFAHQYLKTYFQVIGIDGRRALTIFKGHEYSRDYLRSLVRRKTTRVDGIVNVTTKDGYKLRVAACAFTTTRIKTSQEREIRAIMRKIIEEKAKTLTFDQFVQEAVLGKIASDIYNEAKKITPLRHVGIRKSKLLSKPELQELKVEEKPESHAENIAMPVSSSNEDKEDEETFNEEDEQP; this is encoded by the coding sequence ATGTCGAAGAGTGCTCGCGTTAAGGATAAGTGGCGTAGTAAAAAATGGTATACTGTTGTCGCTCCACCCTACTTTGGAAGTGTTGAAATAGGATCTATACCGGCCGATGATCCACAAAAGATTCTCGGCAGAGTTGTTGAGTCAACACTTTATGATATAACTGAGGACTTTGCCCATCAATACCTAAAAACATATTTTCAAGTAATTGGGATAGATGGGAGAAGGGCGCTAACGATATTTAAGGGGCATGAGTATTCGAGAGATTATCTTAGAAGTTTAGTTAGGAGGAAAACAACTAGAGTTGATGGAATAGTTAATGTGACAACAAAAGATGGTTATAAATTGAGGGTTGCCGCATGTGCTTTCACAACAACTAGGATAAAAACGTCTCAAGAGAGGGAAATACGTGCGATAATGAGGAAAATAATTGAAGAGAAGGCTAAAACTTTAACATTTGATCAATTTGTGCAGGAGGCTGTTCTTGGAAAAATAGCCTCAGACATATATAATGAGGCGAAAAAGATAACTCCATTACGCCATGTAGGTATAAGAAAGTCAAAGCTTCTCTCTAAACCGGAGCTTCAGGAGTTAAAAGTTGAGGAGAAGCCAGAATCCCATGCTGAAAACATTGCTATGCCAGTTAGCTCTAGTAACGAAGACAAGGAAGATGAAGAGACCTTTAATGAAGAAGATGAGCAACCTTAA
- the serS gene encoding serine--tRNA ligase, giving the protein MIDVKLIREKTDFVRENIKRRNDPEKLRILDEFIEVDREWRALQTELNNLRRKRNELSLVIAQKKKMGEAESHLLIEAERIQNEIKRLERDVEERKRRVTNLLMRIPNLLHESVPYGHDENDNVEIRRWGSPPKFDFPPKSHIEIAKDLGLVDEERANKVAGSGFFYFKEELVLLDLAIQRFAIDFLRKRGFILIEPPFMLHRKPYEGCVDLEDFEKVMYKIEGEDLYLIATSEHPIAAMFMDETLDKSLLPLKFVGISTNFRKEVGTHGKYTKGFFRMHQFNKVEQFVFCLPEQSWEIHEELQRNCEEMYQMLGLHYRVVNVCTGDIGTVAAKKYDTEVWMVDGKFREIGSNSNCTDYQARRLNIKYREGPGRPPKGYVHTLNSTALATSRTMMAILEHYQQRDGSVIIPEVLRPYMNYIEKLETKK; this is encoded by the coding sequence ATGATCGATGTTAAGCTCATAAGGGAAAAAACAGACTTTGTTAGGGAAAATATTAAACGTAGAAATGACCCGGAAAAACTGAGGATACTTGATGAATTCATAGAAGTTGATAGAGAGTGGCGGGCATTACAAACTGAGTTAAACAATCTCAGAAGGAAAAGAAATGAGTTAAGCCTAGTAATTGCACAAAAAAAGAAGATGGGAGAAGCTGAAAGCCATCTTCTCATTGAAGCTGAAAGAATACAGAATGAAATAAAGAGATTAGAAAGAGATGTTGAAGAGCGCAAGCGAAGAGTGACAAACCTACTTATGCGGATACCTAACCTGCTCCATGAATCAGTCCCTTATGGGCATGATGAAAATGATAACGTTGAGATAAGGCGATGGGGTTCGCCACCCAAATTTGATTTTCCGCCCAAAAGCCACATAGAGATAGCAAAAGACCTAGGTTTAGTTGATGAAGAAAGGGCCAATAAGGTTGCTGGTTCAGGCTTCTTCTACTTTAAAGAGGAACTCGTTCTACTTGATCTTGCAATACAAAGGTTTGCTATAGACTTTCTGAGAAAACGTGGGTTCATATTGATTGAGCCGCCCTTTATGCTTCATAGGAAGCCTTATGAAGGATGCGTAGATCTTGAGGATTTTGAGAAAGTTATGTACAAAATTGAGGGAGAAGATTTATATTTGATCGCCACAAGCGAGCATCCGATAGCAGCAATGTTCATGGATGAAACCCTTGATAAAAGCCTATTACCATTAAAGTTCGTTGGGATTAGCACTAATTTTAGAAAAGAGGTCGGAACACATGGGAAATATACTAAAGGTTTCTTTAGGATGCACCAATTTAATAAGGTTGAGCAGTTTGTCTTCTGCCTCCCAGAGCAGTCATGGGAGATCCATGAGGAGCTACAGCGAAACTGTGAAGAGATGTACCAGATGCTTGGACTACATTATCGTGTAGTCAATGTCTGCACTGGCGATATAGGGACTGTTGCAGCCAAGAAATATGATACAGAGGTTTGGATGGTTGATGGAAAGTTTAGAGAAATAGGATCAAACTCAAACTGTACAGATTATCAAGCGAGAAGACTGAACATAAAATATCGCGAAGGACCAGGAAGACCTCCTAAAGGCTACGTACATACACTCAATAGCACAGCTTTAGCGACAAGTCGAACTATGATGGCTATTTTAGAACATTATCAACAGAGAGATGGATCAGTAATAATACCTGAAGTTTTAAGACCCTACATGAATTATATTGAAAAATTAGAGACGAAAAAGTAG
- a CDS encoding ATP-dependent 6-phosphofructokinase — translation MRIGVLTGGGDAPGLNAAIRAIVKKCEKYGFGVLGIKRGWGGLLEGDVIPLKYENVKEIIGMGGTIIKTSRVNPLRQPDGIKRIIENCKKLGIDALIAIGGDDTLSVAKALSDASFNVVGIPKTIDYDVPETEHTIGFDTAINEAMHQIENIKATADAHERVFIVEIMGRHAGWIALYSGLAAGADLILIPEEPFSIGDVANFVKKKMESGQKALVIVVAEGALIKDYKGPITKDVRVDQFGHVYLGGIGEFLAKELEKILSIETRYVVPAHTIRGGSPTALDRIIATRYGLAAVDLIKEGKFGLMVSFKAGKITTVPLSEATGRTKQVDLALYEEAKVFFE, via the coding sequence ATGAGGATTGGGGTCTTAACTGGAGGTGGAGATGCTCCTGGACTTAATGCCGCAATAAGGGCTATTGTGAAGAAGTGCGAAAAATATGGATTTGGGGTCCTAGGTATTAAACGTGGTTGGGGAGGACTACTTGAGGGCGACGTTATACCACTAAAATATGAAAATGTTAAGGAAATAATTGGGATGGGCGGAACAATCATCAAGACATCTAGGGTTAATCCGCTAAGACAGCCAGATGGAATAAAGAGAATAATCGAAAACTGTAAAAAGCTTGGTATAGATGCACTTATAGCGATTGGTGGGGATGACACATTAAGTGTTGCTAAGGCGCTTAGTGATGCCAGCTTTAATGTAGTTGGTATTCCGAAAACAATTGATTATGATGTTCCAGAAACTGAGCATACAATAGGCTTTGACACAGCAATTAATGAAGCTATGCATCAAATAGAGAATATTAAGGCTACGGCTGATGCGCATGAGAGGGTCTTCATAGTTGAGATTATGGGTAGACATGCTGGCTGGATCGCACTGTACTCTGGGCTGGCTGCTGGCGCTGACCTAATACTGATACCTGAGGAACCATTCAGTATAGGGGATGTAGCGAACTTTGTAAAGAAGAAGATGGAGAGTGGACAAAAGGCGCTAGTAATAGTTGTTGCTGAAGGAGCCCTAATCAAAGACTATAAGGGTCCAATAACAAAGGATGTGAGAGTTGATCAATTTGGGCATGTCTATCTTGGCGGTATAGGTGAATTTTTGGCGAAAGAGCTTGAGAAGATCTTAAGCATCGAAACTCGATATGTTGTTCCAGCCCACACGATTAGGGGTGGCTCTCCAACAGCTTTAGATCGCATAATAGCTACAAGGTATGGTTTGGCGGCAGTAGACCTAATAAAGGAAGGAAAGTTTGGTCTAATGGTTTCTTTTAAGGCTGGCAAAATAACGACTGTTCCACTTTCCGAGGCTACTGGAAGAACAAAGCAAGTTGACTTAGCATTATATGAAGAAGCTAAAGTCTTCTTTGAATAA
- a CDS encoding CTP synthase → MVKYIFVTGGVLSSVGKGIVTASVGKMLQFRGFSVTAIKIDPYVNVDAGTMNPYIHGEIFVTDDGGETDLDLGWYERFLNINLSKENNITTGQVYQTVIERERRGDYLGKCVQIIPHITDEIKRRIRAVAEKSKVDVVLTECGGTVGDIEGLPFLEAIRQMRLEEGYENTLYIHVALVPILDVTSEMKTKPLQHSVNELRRIGIQPDIIVARCAKMITKEVLEKISLFGTIPKEAVFCSYNVPTIYKVPLILDEQGMGDYICRRLGLMQNRANVEEINRWKGFVEALENCRYTVNIALVGKYTGLTDSYVSMNEAFKHAGAACNTKVLINYIDAETFERDPDKINYLEKYNGIFIPYGFGPRGTSGKIMAIQFAREHDIPFLGICYGFQLAVVEFSRNVCGLKDANSTEIDEKTTNPVIDLMPEQHQIVYKGATMRLGAHKIVIKEGTLAHKLYGTTEVYERHRHRYEVSPKYIDILEKNGLVFSGKSPDGRRMEILELPDKFFFLASQFHGEFKSRPGKPSPEYYGFIKACLDRKLGKDKLEL, encoded by the coding sequence ATGGTCAAGTATATCTTTGTCACTGGTGGAGTCCTAAGTTCCGTAGGTAAAGGTATTGTCACAGCTTCAGTGGGTAAAATGCTTCAGTTCAGAGGATTTTCAGTTACGGCGATCAAAATAGATCCCTATGTAAATGTTGATGCTGGAACAATGAACCCTTATATTCATGGTGAAATCTTTGTTACGGATGATGGTGGTGAGACGGATCTTGATTTAGGCTGGTATGAGAGATTTTTAAATATCAATTTATCTAAAGAGAACAATATTACAACCGGACAAGTATATCAAACAGTTATTGAAAGGGAGAGACGTGGGGACTATCTCGGCAAATGCGTCCAGATAATTCCGCATATAACCGATGAGATTAAGCGTAGAATACGTGCAGTCGCTGAAAAATCGAAAGTGGACGTTGTTCTCACAGAGTGCGGTGGAACCGTCGGCGACATAGAGGGACTACCATTCTTAGAGGCTATAAGACAGATGCGTTTAGAGGAAGGTTATGAAAATACACTTTACATACATGTAGCTCTAGTGCCCATATTAGATGTAACATCCGAGATGAAAACTAAGCCGCTGCAGCACAGCGTAAATGAGCTGCGTCGTATAGGAATACAGCCTGACATAATAGTCGCTAGATGTGCCAAAATGATTACTAAAGAAGTTCTCGAAAAAATCTCGCTCTTTGGAACAATACCTAAAGAAGCAGTCTTCTGCTCATATAATGTTCCAACAATTTATAAGGTTCCATTGATTTTGGATGAGCAAGGGATGGGCGATTATATATGTAGACGCCTCGGACTTATGCAGAATCGAGCCAATGTGGAGGAGATAAATAGGTGGAAAGGATTTGTTGAAGCCCTGGAGAATTGCAGGTATACTGTAAACATAGCCCTTGTTGGCAAATACACCGGGTTAACTGATAGCTATGTGAGCATGAATGAAGCATTTAAGCATGCTGGAGCTGCGTGTAACACAAAAGTTTTAATAAATTATATTGATGCGGAGACTTTTGAAAGAGATCCTGATAAAATTAATTATCTTGAGAAATATAATGGAATATTTATTCCCTATGGTTTTGGCCCGCGTGGAACAAGCGGAAAGATTATGGCAATCCAGTTTGCAAGAGAGCATGATATCCCGTTTCTTGGGATTTGTTATGGCTTTCAATTGGCAGTTGTCGAGTTTAGTAGGAATGTATGTGGATTAAAGGATGCAAATAGTACGGAGATCGATGAGAAAACAACTAATCCAGTGATAGATTTAATGCCTGAGCAACATCAAATTGTTTATAAGGGAGCAACAATGCGTTTAGGAGCCCATAAAATAGTTATTAAGGAGGGAACGCTAGCCCATAAATTATATGGAACAACTGAGGTATATGAGAGACATAGGCATAGATATGAGGTTAGCCCCAAGTATATAGACATCCTAGAGAAGAATGGACTTGTCTTCTCCGGAAAAAGTCCAGATGGCAGACGCATGGAGATTTTGGAGCTACCAGATAAATTCTTCTTCCTCGCATCACAATTCCATGGGGAATTTAAGAGTAGACCGGGGAAACCAAGTCCTGAGTACTACGGTTTCATTAAAGCATGTTTAGACAGAAAGCTTGGAAAGGATAAACTGGAATTATAA
- a CDS encoding preprotein translocase subunit Sec61beta: MSSKRERRRQRTSPAPATGAGLLRFFEEESLGIKIKPRTLIILTIAFIVICIIIQFSA, encoded by the coding sequence TTGAGCAGTAAAAGAGAGAGACGTCGGCAAAGAACCTCCCCCGCACCGGCCACAGGTGCTGGGTTACTGAGATTTTTTGAGGAAGAAAGCTTAGGGATAAAGATAAAGCCTAGAACATTGATAATATTGACAATAGCATTTATCGTGATATGCATAATTATTCAATTCTCCGCTTAA
- a CDS encoding DUF2070 family protein produces the protein MRIQQHESYIDLAIKHYSSLFKLPSIKCIITLLCMESLLLGLIVNIPFTLFLWWVINSLLLGISIFAVTVFSEYFIVKLLLRREIILNFRRALFLSFSSNILLVIFTAISRIFVFQGSGESLIMKIFSIGFFAALSLRFLVIKSISFSNIIVRVLSSALQPLIILILISPVKIEELNIYYVVYIISALITSISSVWLFTRILDKDGIEKFGIPSLKIFRAFLADWTENFEQPFEEILDHLGEERDITVSLLIFRGKRDGKIKTIIVVPNLHPGPFKNIGSSPLPSLMMDFLEKELNCIISVPHGISGHELDIVSQVENKRVLEGVLKAVSETNVFSDKVTNFFVIEKDGAKVGCQVFNECVLLTLTTAPETIEDLPLELNDFIIQRAKEGGFSWAIAIDAHNSINGPFDMERSIKTLKDAVSLALERARDLKGLGASVKVGAGKVVPKDLGIRDGMGPGGITGIVIEVSGQRTAYITIDGNNMMSGLREKILWSLEELGIDCGEVFTTDTHIVNAVVLNKRGYHPIGEVINHDKIINYVKYAVSEALKNMDQVEVAWHKTVIPKVKVIGERQINELSLLTDIVSKKARESSIIFVVLGLLLAISLTSI, from the coding sequence ATGAGAATACAGCAACACGAGAGCTATATTGATCTCGCAATTAAACATTATTCCTCCCTATTTAAGTTGCCGTCCATCAAATGCATAATTACGCTCTTGTGCATGGAGAGTCTACTTCTCGGACTAATAGTGAATATCCCATTCACATTATTTTTATGGTGGGTTATTAACAGCCTTTTATTGGGAATCAGCATTTTTGCAGTAACAGTATTCTCAGAATACTTCATAGTTAAGTTATTGCTCAGAAGAGAGATTATTTTAAATTTTAGGAGAGCACTATTCCTCTCATTCTCCTCCAATATTCTATTAGTGATCTTCACAGCAATATCACGCATATTTGTATTTCAAGGTTCAGGTGAAAGCTTAATTATGAAGATTTTCTCTATTGGTTTCTTTGCAGCATTATCACTTCGCTTCCTCGTTATAAAATCAATATCATTTTCCAATATTATTGTAAGGGTTCTCTCAAGCGCTCTTCAGCCATTAATTATTCTAATTTTGATTTCCCCTGTCAAAATAGAGGAACTAAACATATATTATGTGGTCTATATTATTTCAGCCTTGATAACGTCAATTTCAAGCGTATGGCTCTTTACAAGAATTTTGGACAAAGATGGAATAGAAAAGTTCGGTATTCCATCACTAAAGATATTTAGAGCATTCTTAGCCGATTGGACTGAGAACTTTGAGCAACCATTTGAGGAAATACTAGATCATCTTGGGGAAGAGCGAGACATAACAGTTTCATTACTCATATTTAGGGGAAAAAGAGATGGAAAGATAAAAACAATAATTGTTGTCCCAAACCTTCACCCAGGACCATTTAAAAATATTGGAAGTAGTCCGCTTCCGAGCTTAATGATGGATTTTCTGGAAAAAGAATTAAATTGTATTATTTCAGTTCCTCACGGTATTTCTGGGCATGAATTGGATATAGTCTCTCAGGTAGAGAATAAGAGGGTTCTTGAGGGTGTGCTTAAAGCTGTAAGCGAGACAAACGTCTTCTCCGATAAAGTAACTAATTTCTTTGTTATCGAGAAGGATGGAGCAAAAGTCGGCTGTCAAGTTTTTAATGAATGCGTTTTGTTAACATTAACTACTGCTCCGGAAACTATTGAGGATCTACCACTAGAACTGAACGATTTCATAATACAAAGGGCTAAGGAAGGTGGCTTCTCTTGGGCAATTGCTATAGACGCCCATAATAGCATTAATGGACCATTTGACATGGAGAGATCTATAAAGACTTTAAAGGATGCTGTAAGTCTAGCCCTAGAAAGAGCAAGAGATCTCAAGGGTTTAGGAGCCAGCGTGAAAGTTGGCGCTGGAAAAGTTGTTCCTAAAGATTTAGGCATTAGAGATGGGATGGGACCAGGCGGCATAACTGGAATAGTTATTGAAGTGAGTGGTCAAAGGACAGCGTACATCACTATTGATGGAAATAACATGATGTCTGGCTTACGTGAGAAAATTCTTTGGAGTTTAGAAGAGCTTGGCATAGATTGCGGTGAAGTCTTTACAACCGATACACATATTGTTAATGCTGTAGTTTTAAATAAGAGGGGCTATCATCCAATAGGCGAAGTCATAAACCATGATAAAATAATCAACTATGTTAAATATGCTGTTTCTGAGGCTTTAAAAAATATGGATCAAGTTGAGGTAGCATGGCATAAAACCGTTATTCCCAAAGTCAAAGTTATTGGAGAAAGACAAATTAATGAGTTAAGCCTTTTAACCGACATAGTCTCAAAAAAGGCTAGAGAAAGCTCCATTATTTTTGTGGTTTTAGGACTTCTGCTAGCAATTTCTTTAACATCAATATGA
- the albA gene encoding DNA-binding protein Alba yields MSEESQVMIGKKPIMNYVVACLTAFNSGAKKVVVKARGRAISRAVDVVELLRRAFLKDIAIEKIEIGTQEMTSPDRPKSNVSTIEISLVKKE; encoded by the coding sequence ATGTCCGAAGAAAGCCAAGTGATGATCGGAAAGAAACCTATAATGAACTATGTGGTTGCATGCCTAACAGCATTTAACTCAGGCGCTAAAAAAGTAGTTGTAAAGGCTAGAGGAAGAGCCATAAGTCGAGCTGTAGATGTAGTCGAGCTACTGCGTCGCGCCTTCCTCAAAGACATCGCTATTGAAAAGATTGAAATTGGCACCCAAGAGATGACAAGCCCGGATCGACCGAAATCAAATGTCTCAACAATAGAGATCTCGCTGGTGAAGAAGGAGTAA
- a CDS encoding OB-fold nucleic acid binding domain-containing protein, with amino-acid sequence MSIEDIIAKILSARPELTREEVLKMIKDREESSGGFLTRESAALSLAADLGVTIKKFFKGELHIKDLVSGLNDVTVCGRVINVSPLRKFFRHDGSEGFKRSMDIADETGVIRVILWDEKAAFLNAENLIDRVIRVSHASVRRKTGGKLELNTGLRSRIEIDPEDLRSKDFPPIINFTKRICDLSSKEKEATVIGLIEQIHPVTTFRRQDGSEGKVRRIELSDSTGKVTLVLWDEKADSISEGHEGRYIMVMGAKTKERFDGKIEIHTGSRTRIITLKKPSGLR; translated from the coding sequence ATGTCAATCGAGGATATTATTGCCAAAATACTTTCAGCTAGACCTGAGTTAACTAGGGAAGAAGTTCTTAAAATGATCAAGGATAGAGAAGAGAGTAGCGGAGGATTTTTGACACGTGAGAGTGCAGCTTTATCATTAGCTGCCGACTTAGGGGTCACAATTAAAAAATTCTTTAAGGGTGAGTTACATATTAAAGACCTAGTCTCTGGTTTAAATGATGTTACTGTATGTGGACGGGTAATAAATGTTTCCCCATTAAGAAAGTTCTTCCGTCATGATGGTAGTGAGGGTTTCAAGAGGAGTATGGATATAGCTGATGAAACTGGAGTGATTAGGGTCATTTTATGGGATGAGAAGGCTGCTTTTTTAAATGCTGAGAATCTAATAGATAGGGTGATAAGGGTATCTCATGCATCTGTGAGGCGTAAAACTGGTGGAAAATTAGAGTTAAATACTGGATTAAGAAGTAGAATCGAGATCGACCCGGAGGATTTAAGGAGTAAAGATTTCCCTCCCATAATAAACTTCACTAAGAGGATTTGTGATTTATCAAGTAAAGAGAAGGAAGCCACTGTTATTGGACTTATTGAGCAAATTCATCCAGTAACCACATTTAGGCGTCAGGATGGAAGTGAAGGTAAAGTTAGACGTATAGAGCTTTCAGATTCAACTGGTAAAGTTACACTTGTACTCTGGGATGAGAAAGCGGATAGCATTTCAGAGGGACACGAAGGGAGGTATATTATGGTGATGGGAGCAAAGACTAAGGAGCGCTTTGATGGGAAAATAGAGATTCATACAGGAAGTCGAACGAGGATAATTACGCTTAAGAAACCATCTGGTCTTAGATGA
- a CDS encoding DUF131 domain-containing protein, producing MPEMPIIFFIGLALIILGILISFISAMMMFLSSIRERRIGRTKGGGLIMLGPIPIIFGTDKETVKLLIVLSIILIAVALVFMLILGWLQFLR from the coding sequence ATGCCTGAGATGCCAATAATATTTTTCATTGGCTTAGCTCTAATCATCTTAGGGATTTTGATATCCTTTATATCAGCTATGATGATGTTTCTTTCAAGCATTCGAGAACGTAGAATTGGAAGGACTAAGGGCGGTGGACTAATTATGCTAGGACCCATACCAATAATCTTTGGGACAGATAAAGAAACTGTAAAGCTTCTAATCGTTTTATCAATAATTCTGATAGCCGTAGCATTAGTTTTCATGTTAATATTGGGTTGGCTACAATTTTTGAGATAG